One segment of Coffea arabica cultivar ET-39 chromosome 7c, Coffea Arabica ET-39 HiFi, whole genome shotgun sequence DNA contains the following:
- the LOC113698817 gene encoding B3 domain-containing protein Os01g0234100-like: MRLKIKPVQPSPSPEVQYQENLRVTADQEVLKTEAVEEEGQGCGWLIPDGNNPMISNSENNKDNPPELSPTTTPVPQYLGKRKRKPKELIDEISPIIVRRKKKQPSVSKSEQEITDGGGKHVSKQEKSKVDGSRNPVQVKPATMIRAEEVQSSLGNEYPSFVKLLVRSHVGSCFWMGLPVPFCKTHLPRKDTTVVLEDESGEQFEIKYISEKTGLSAGWRKFVAAHKLVEGDVLIFQLIGPTTFKVLVIRANDLTEVDGALSLLNLDTLAKQSDAIVEGNVDLQNKKKKRPKSLPLTVVQKKKQKAGLSRSILPHLGHLEEQSGNDSDEVASEVLEGSKFSADAVRFRDIKGFEEFRIMVNGVCIDSELPEHVRRKYYELCCSKNVFLHERFLPGLHCKLAAGMIFEAVNTAEAIRACKVTTSRKEFEKWEKSLRSFELLGMNVGFLRARMRRLLSMAFEGEGASEAKRYWEAKNARACTEDEIRNLEAKLVELKATSEKYDAEIEALKSKAESYEILFQEEVNAPW, translated from the exons ATGAGGTTGAAGATAAAGCCAGTGCAGCCAAGTCCAAGTCCTGAAGTTCAATATCAAGAAAACCTCCGGGTTACTGCTGACCAAGAAGTCCTGAAAACAGAGGCTGTGGAGGAAGAAGGACAGGGCTGCGGATGGCTTATCCCTGATGGAAACAATCCCATGATTTCCAACTCTGAAAATAACAAAGATAACCCACCTGAATTATCTCCAACCACTACTCCTGTTCCCCAGTACCTG GGGAAAAGGAAGAGGAAACCCAAGGAGTTGATAGATGAGATATCACCTATTATCgtaaggaggaagaagaagcagCCTTCtgtttccaaatctgaacaa GAAATAACTGATGGTGGAGGAAAACATGTGAG TAAACAGGAGAAGTCTAAAGTTGATGGGTCTAGGAACCCTGTCCAAGTGAAGCCAGCTACCATGATTCGAGCAGAGGAGGTTCAATCAAGTTTAGGGAATGAGTATCCTAGCTTTGTAAAATTGTTGGTTAGATCGCATGTTGGTAGTTGTTTTTGGATG GGCCTTCCTGTGCCATTTTGTAAGACGCATCTACCAAGAAAGGACACTACAGTGGTTCTTGAAGATGAAAGTGGGGAACAGTTTGAGATTAAGTACATTTCAGAAAAGACAGGACTAAGTGCTGGATGGAGAAAGTTTGTGGCTGCACACAAGTTGGTGGAGGGAGATGTCttaatcttccaattaattGGGCCTACGACATTCAAG GTCCTTGTAATAAGGGCTAATGATCTGACTGAGGTTGATGGTGCTCTTAGCCTTTTAAATCTGGATACACTTGCAAAACAAAGTGATGCAATTG TGGAGGGAAATGTAGATcttcaaaacaagaaaaaaaagcgTCCAAAATCTCTTCCTTTGACTGTGGTGCAAAAGAAGAAACAGAAAGCTGGCCTGTCAAGATCAATACTCCCGCATTTGGGACACCTGGAGGAACAATCTGGAAATGATAGTGATGAGGTGGCTTCAGAAGTTTTGGAGGGTTCCAAATTTTCAGCTGATGCTGTTCGTTTTAGGGACATTAAAGGCTTTGAGGAGTTCCGCATCATGGTGAATGGGGTATGCATAGATTCTGAGCTTCCTGAACATGTACGACGAAAGTATTATGAGCTCTGCTGCAGCAAGAATGTTTTTCTTCATGAACGTTTTCTCCCAGGGCTTCATTGTAAGTTGGCTGCTGGAATGATATTTGAAGCTGTCAATACCGCAGAAGCCATAAGAGCTTGCAAAGTGACCACCTCCCGAAAAGAATTTGAGAAATGGGAAAAGTCTTTGAGGTCCTTTGAACTTTTGGGCATGAATGTTGGATTTTTAAGAGCACGTATGCGCAGGCTGCTGAGTATGGCTTTCGAAGGTGAAGGGGCCTCAGAGGCAAAGAGGTACTGGGAGGCTAAAAATGCACGAGCTTGCACTGAAGATGAGATCAGAAATCTTGAAGCCAAGCTTGTAGAATTGAAGGCAACTTCTGAAAAATACGATGCTGAAATAGAGGCACTAAAGTCGAAGGCCGAGAGCTACGAGATACTGTTCCAGGAAGAGGTTAATGCTCCATGGTAA
- the LOC113698818 gene encoding uncharacterized protein codes for MACLDMYNQNSNDQHSKLPLGVGAPNTPPTTIISPRISFSNDFIESSSSSITSHSTSHRPHMVRTYRDAPVSSDFEFSVSNYSMMSADELFSQGRLLPLKENCGTRQFQKTTTLRDELQQVEEEDDEDDIFSLRPPKSSSTRWKGFLGLKKSHIGSKKIDKAEGSRSAFAQDEAHSGNGE; via the exons ATGGCATGCTTAGACATGTACAACCAGAACAGCAACGATCAGCACAGCAAATTACCTCTTGGGGTTGGGGCTCCCAATACTCCTCCGACTACTATCATCAGCCCCAGGATCTCCTTCTCCAATGACTTCATTGAATCCTCCTCGTCCTCCATCACCAGTCATTCTACTTCTCATCGTCCCCACATGGTGAGGACCTACAGGGATGCCCCTGTTTCTTCAGACTTCGAATTCTCTGTGTCCAACTATTCCATGATGAGTGCCGATGAGCTCTTCTCTCAAGGCAGGCTGCTGCCCCTCAAAGAAAATTGCGGCACCCGTCAGTTCCAGAAAACAACTACTCTCAGGGATGAGCTGCaacaagttgaagaagaagacgaCGAAGATGATATTTTCTCGTTGAGGCCTCCCAAGAGCTCCAGTACGAGGTGGAAGGGCTTCCTCGGCCTTAAAAAGTCTCACATTGGATCTAAAAAAATTGACAAGGCTGAAGGGTCCAGGTCTGCTTTCGCTCAAGACGAAGCTCATTCAG GAAATGGTGAATGA